Genomic window (Equus asinus isolate D_3611 breed Donkey chromosome 8, EquAss-T2T_v2, whole genome shotgun sequence):
GGTATCTTGCAGGTGCCCTTCCTGGCCCAGTACCCAGACTTCCTGGCTGCTGGCATCATACTTTTGGTCTCTGCACTGATCTCCTGTGTAACCCGTGTCTCTTCCTGGGTCGACTGCACATTCCTTGCCATCAGCCTGGTCGTCATCCTCTTCATCGTCATCCTGGGGTTTGTCCTGGCCGACCCGCACAACTGGAGCACTGAGGAGGGCGGCTTTGCGCCCTTCGGCTTCTCCGGTATTATGGATGGGGCCGCTATCTGCTTCTACACCTTCCTGGGCTTTGATAACATTGTTATCTCAAGTGCGGAGGCCCAGAACCCAAAGCGAGCAGTGCCTATGGCCATCACCATCTCTCTTGTCCTGGTGGCTGGTGCCTACATCCTCATCTCTACAgtcctcaccctcatggtgcccTGGCACAGCTTGGACCCTGACTGGGCACTTGTTGATGCCTTTCACCAGCGGGGCTATAGCTGGGCGGGCTTCATCGTGGCAGCTGGTGCAATCTGCGGTAAGAAGCACTTCCAGACAAGGTGGGAGGGAACAGGGCGGTGGGGCCCTGCCCTAAGCCTCCAGGGCACACATCTCCAACTGGGCCTGTGCTCCCTGTTGCATCCTGGGCCCAGGAAGGTGCTAATGATTAGCCTCTCCACCCGGGCTTGTGGGAGGGACCGACTCACCGCCTCTCCCAGTTGTTCACAGAATGTCAGTTCTGGGCATGCACTTCCAgatccttccaggcagagggactcaGCCCTCATCAGATTCTCCAGTGGGTCTGTCACCTAAACTGGGGTGTCCCAACCAGGCTGATGAGGGAAACAATCCAGCACCCCACATACAGTCAGGCTCACTCTCAGAGCCCAGATAAACTCATGCCCATTTTCCCAAGGGTCCACCCATGCCCTGGCCCCTAGCAGCGGCCCCTGTGGGCCTGTCCACCATGCTGACATCTCTCCCACCCTCTGTCACAGCCATGGTCACTGTCATGCTCAGGTTCATCTTTTACCTGCCACACATGGTCTGTGCCATGGCTGCCGACGGGCTTTTCTTCCAGGTGTTTGCCCACGTGCACCCCCGGACCCAGGTGCCCATGGTGGGCATCCTGGTATTCGGGGTTCTCATGACTTTCCTGGCGCTGCTGCTGGACCTCCAGGCACTCATCCATTTCATGTCCATTAGTGCACTGCTGCCCTATACATGCTTGTCCACCAGCATTATCATTCTACGCTTCTGAAAGGCCCCTCCATCCAGTTCTCAGGGCCCAGGCAGCCCTGTGGGCACCGAGCAGGCCTCAGCCCCTGAGCCTGGGCAGCTGCGACCAGCCCTGAGGCCCTACCTCCGCTTCCTGGATGGGTGCAGACCTGGAGCCGCTGTGGCCTGGGCGCTCAGTGTCCTGGTGGCCTCAGCCATCACCCTGGACTGGGTGCTGGTCTTCGGGGACTCAGCCCTGAACCTCCCGCCCTGGGGCTAcaccctgctgctcctgctcagcTCAGCCACATTTCTGCTTAGTCTCCTCGTCCTGGGGGCCCACCAGCAACAGCGCCGGCAGGACACCTTTCAGGTACTTCCTCCAGCCAGCACTCACCACGCTCAGACCAGCCAGCTCCCTtcaccccttcctcctctgccctggcAGGATGCACCAGGGCCGCAGGGTGGGGGAGGCCAGTACCCCACACCCCTCTCTCTGCATGGCGGGTGGGCCTTGTCTCCGGAAtctccagaggcagagaaaggctcTGTGAACTCCAGAGAAATcaggccctgggccagcagcccttccctgcagcccagccctgcccttgtCCTCTCAGGTTCCCATGGTGCCCCTGACTCCCGCCCTGAGCATCCTCCTCAACATCTTCCTCATGCTGCACCTGAGCTACCTGGCCTGGCTGCAATTTTCTATCTGGCTGCTGATCGGTGAGTTGGGGCCCAACTGGGACCCCagggggctgcaggaggagggcAAGCAGGGTGGCAGACCTGGGACCTGCCCCTCAGGCTTGTGCCACTGTTGCAGGACTCGCGATGTATTTTGGTTACGGCATCAGGCACAGCAAGGAGAACCAGAGGGAGCAGATGGTGTTGACTGTCCCACGCGGCAGCCTGGAGGAGATGGCGCTGGCCCTGCAGACCCCCAGCCAGGCACCGGCCCAGGAGCCCAGTCACATGGAGCAGCACACCAGTCCATGAGGACCACTGGGGACCCAAATGCCCTACCCCATCTCCTCGAGAGGCCGGAGGATCCGGCAGTCCCTCTATCCAGGGAAGCTCAGGTTTGCAGACCTGCCCATGCCGGGGGGGTCCTCAGGACCTCAGGACCTCAGCCCAGGTGCTGAGCTTTGAGTCTTTGGGAGTGGGCCGTGGCAAGCGCTGGTGTGGTGGACTCTTTGCCCAGCACCTTCCAGTTTATGACCAACTCCAGCTACCTGGGCAGGTGGAGTAGGGCGGGCACAGAAGAGGCTTGAGTCCCAGGAATCCACAATAATAACTGCTCGGCCAGGCATGTAGCCTGCCACCATGTCTACTGGGGTGTTCTTTGTGGTACTGTCCTCACCTGCACCCAGGAACCACATGATTGTCCTCAATCCACAGCAAAGTTGGGGAGCTTCTCTATGGGGATGGTGACAGCCTGAGTCAGGGAGATGGCCAGGCCTGGGTCCCGGGGTCCTGCCCTCAAGTCAGTGCCCTCTGCTCAGCTCACAGGGGAGCTACACACACTAGACAGAGAGAGCCATGTAAGGATGGGGCCTGGTGCCTCCAAGTCTCCTCTCTTGTTCCCTCAGGGGCAGATCCAGAGAGCAGAGCCTGGACCCCAAGAGCCCGCCTAGAAAGGGCAGTGGAGTTCCGGGGTTCCCTCGGGTTTCCCAGTGCTCCCAGAGAGCAGGGCATGTCCTAAGGCCTGCCCCAGATGGAGAGGCCCCTGCCCGGGCACACGCATCTCTCAGGAACACGCCCACATGGCACACATGGTCCCCTGGGTGTGCACCCACTTGCAGACTGAGGGAACAGCTGTTTCCCAGCCCAGAGCTGCCCACAGCTTCCAGCGGCCTCTCTCTCTGCCGTGCCCTCAGGGCTTTGTGACAAAGGCTCGGGCCTGAGCcccaggcctcccctccccagcctggcccatgTTGCTCCACCAGCAAGCTGCCAGCATGGCCCTGCTCACCAGGGACCCATGAGGAGGCAGCCCCTTGTCTCCTTGGGGTGGCTACCCCaaaccctgcccctccctgggaccCAGAGAGGGCTTGGCTCCTGCAGCCCCGTCCCTCCCCTCCTGACCGGTGGCCCGGGACACAGAGAAATTCTCCAGCAGGCAGGACTCAGGCCCCCAGGGGGATTCCAGAGCCAGAACCAGGCCAGCCTGCTGGAGGCTCCATGTCCTCTCTCCAGCCCGTGGGTTCCTCCTGGGGTCTTGGTCAGAGCATCGTGGTCCTCGTGCAGTTGCCTCAGGCTGGGTGGGCAGCTGCCAAGACACATTCTCAGCTCTGACCTTGTGTGGCAGTGACATATATGTCCAGACATACAGCCCCCACCACATGGCTCCCAGGATCCCGCTGAGCAGGTGCCGGGGCATTGGGCGGGTGTCACcaaggagacagacagagggTCCCAAAGGACCCCATACCCACCAACTCAGTCCCTCCCCCTACCTCCCCCTCACAGCCCGAGGGCTGCCACCAGGAAGGGGCTGGTGCTCATCAGCTGAGCAGGTATGGGCCCAAGAGGGTCCTGTGCCTTTGTCTGGGGCCCTAGGGAGTCAGAGCATCTGCCACCATGCTCCTCACTCCATAGATGAActccagagctgggaggggccctgccctgggaacccagcacagagcagctgcCACAGCTCCTCTTGTCAtgctgccttctccctggcctTGAACTCTGGCTGCACAGACCCCAGTGCAGAGCAGCTGAGAGGGCAGGGGCTCTCCCTGTGAGGGGGGTGCtggcaggggaggagggctgggagccaggcagggctggaggcAACCGCCGCCAGTGTGGTGGACAGCTGGAGAGCGGGGAGCTGCTGGGAACACTGGAGATGGAGCCTGGGAGAGcgtctccagccccagccccagccggaGCCCCACTGGACCAGGGCCCTGCATCTGTTTCCTGCAGTCTCTACACAAAACTGGCTTCTGTGGTCCCTAGGCAGCACCTGCTGAGGCTGGAGTTGGGGGAGGGACAGGCTGCCTAGGAGCTGAAGGGTGGAATTCTCCCCCAGTCCTGCCCTGGTCCTGCCAGGGCTTCATCCCTGTATCCCCAAGGTTGGATCCCCAACCTTTCCAGCCCCCAACCCCCCAATCCTCAATGCCCAAGCAGCAGAGAAAGGCTACAGGCCTCAGGAATGGGCAAGCAAGTGGGTACCAGGGCCACCCTGGTGACAGTGTCCAgctcccagcagcagcagtggggacAGGTGCTGGGCCTCCTCTAAGGCACATGGGCAGCTGGATGTGGGGATGGAGAAGCCACCTGTCTGCTCTGGGCTGGCAGTTCCCTTCGGGGCCTTTACCTTCAGATGAGGACAGCAGGTCAGGGCTCCAGCCACCATCCTCCAAAGTGTAGCCAGGGTCAGGCAGGCCCGCAGCCCCCTCCTCATGCTTGGTCCTCCAGTAGAAATGGGCTTCTCCATCCACGTACAACAGCAGCAGGTCACAGAAGGGGGTGatctgggagaggcagggcagaCCCATGGCCTGGTCCCAACCTGCCATCCTGCTGCCTCCTCAGCCCTCACCCCAAGACTCAATGTCAGCccaggggggttgggggggcatGCACTTACCAGCAGCCTGGGGGAGCAGCCTTGGCCAGACTCACCACACCCAGCCAGGCTGCTCCAGTGCCCAGAGTGAGGGTTGTGGGGATGAGCCCCAACTTCCCTGCCTGAGAGACCTGGCTGAGCCTTTCTGGCTGTGGCTGTCACTCCCTTCGACCCCTCACCCCTGCCTTCCCGCAACTGTCCCAGCCTGATCCCTACCTGCCCAGTGACCAGAATGTCAAAGTGGACCCTACAGAGCTGAGCTGGCTCCGGGCCTCCACACCTGAGGCCTCCCCGCCGTGAGCAGctgtcctggggcaggagagagtcCAGTGGCTGCTCTGCCCCCTCCTGGGAGGCTTGGCCCTCACAGGCCTCATCTTACTCATCCACTGACTCCATCCACCCCAGCCTGAGTCTTGGGTCTCAGCCCTGTGTCATTGCTGAGGACACAGGGGACGAGCAAGCTGGGACCTGCCTCTCAGAAGCTCCCTGCCTGCTGAGGGGATGTGGACAAAAGGGTCCCTAAACAGACACTGgcagtgggggttggggaggtggaGTCAGGCCTGCTGCTGTGGGGTCCAGAGAGGGGCACTCGCTCTCCCTCGGGAACCAGGATAGACTTCCTGCCAGGAGCCCCTCAGGCTGGATTCCCAGGGCTCAGGAAGGAGCTCCAGGCAGAGATAGAGGGTGGGGagaacacagaggggaggggagcagggtgtGGGTGGGTCCAGCCCCACATGGTTGCACAGGGCTTGGGGGCCAGCGAAGCCAGGCCAGGAGGGCCCTCGAGGAAGTGTCACAGGTGTCACTCCAGGGCTGGTggctgtgtgcacatatgtgtgagGGTGACAAGGTGACATGAGGGGGCAGAAGGATGAGACAGGTCTGCTTAGGAGCCTCAAAGACACGACAATATATGCAACACAAGAGCCTTGAGTGCATCCTgagtcagaaaataaaaagatttaggACTATTGGCACAGCTGGGGAAATTTAAATATTAGATCTATCTGCCAAAGTTAAATTTCCTGAGAGTGACAAGAGGATAGTGGTTACCTGGAGAAGGTCCTCAGTCTCAGGACAGCATGGAGAGGGGTGAGTGTCCGCATATCTGCCACTTACTTTGCAATGCTTTCCTGTGAAATCCATCTAAATATATCCGGCTCTTtctagagaggaagaaagaaaggaaatagagctaaatggtgaaaaaataaataaaaacaaacctagTGAACTCAGATGAAGGCTATATGGGTTTTAATGGTACTGATCTTTGAAGTTTTCTGGAGATTCTTGTAGTTTTTTAGATAAAACCTTAAGGGAAGAGTAAAAAGAAAGCCCCTGTGCCATGGAGGGAGGTGCTAGAGGCAGGGTGGAGTGGAAGAGGGGCTGGGGTGAGAGGTCCCAGCTGCAGCAGGGTGTGGGGACAGATGGGGTGGAGGCCAAAGGGCTCAGGAGGGAGGCTGGACGGAGCCTGTGCTGGGGGACCTGGAGCTGAGAGACCCCCTCCTGCTCTGGGaccccctcccacacacagcaGAGCGTCCAGAGGGACAGGCCAGGCTGTGGTCTGTCCCGGCTGCCAGAGGAGGACAGGTGGAGGAGGACCTGGCTGAGGAGCAGTGGGCGGGCAGTGGGGCCACACCTGAAGTTGGAGCTCCTCTCCTGCAGCTGGAAGGAGTCGTGGGGCCGGCAGTCGGAGCCCCCGGCATCCAGGTCACAATCCCAGTGGACGTGGATGCCACAGCACCGCCCTGCACACAGCGCATCACTGCTCCACCAGCATGCGGGCCCCGGACCCTCTCCCTGAGGCCTATTGCAACCCTGCCCCCATGGACCCACCAACATGCCAGGTCCTCAAAGACCCCTCCAGCCATGGCCATGAGGTTCCCGATGTAGAACACAGGGCATTAGGAACTGAAGTATGGGTCCCAGTGGGAGCACTTGAAATAGGTGGTGTCCCAGGTCTTCAAGGCAGTGGAAATgagaggaggtggggatggggagtcAGGCCAGGAGGGGACAAGGAGGATCTGGGGCCAGCCAGGACCCACTGTGCTTACCTGGAAAAGCTGAACTTGCTGAAGGTGACAGTGGTTTTGATGAACAGGGTGAAGTTCTCAGTCTGGACCAGCAGGGGCTTCCTGCAGGTGGGGGAAGGTAAGGGACAGGCTCTGCTGGTCCTGGGAACTGCCCTGGGTGTCATGGACACTTACACAGGCACAGTGTCACTCTCCACGGGGCACCAATCCCAGATCTCACAGGTCCTGTGGGTCCCATTGAAGATCACACACTGGCCCGTTTTGATGCCTTGAAAACATGAGACAAACTCCAGGCCTCCAATCCCCACAGGGCCTGGGAAGGGAgtgggctgggggctgctggcagaaagaagagacacagagccaCACCCAGGTCTGCATGTGGGAGCCACCCAGGGTCCCAGCCCTGATCCCACAGGAGGCACTGGAAGACAAGGCCCACAGTGACCATGTCTGTGCATCCCCGTCTCCCTTTCAGGACAGTCCTCGTCAGCCCAGCAGGTCCCCAGTGGATGGAGGGGGCTGAGGTGGTGAGAGAGCCAAGCTGTCCTGGGCCAGGAGGTGTCTCCCCTGCGTGACCCAGCCCTGCAGTCCCCAGGGACACGCCCCTCCCCTGCTTAGCCCCCAGGTTCCCTGAGTTTGGGCACATGGGAAAGCAGGAGGGTGCAGATAAAAGGTGGCGGGAGGGTGAGCAGCCCCCCGGCCAGATAGGGGTGCAGCGCTGTCTCCCAAGGCAGAGCGAGACTCCTTCCCTCCTAACAGTTCTGTCCCCGGGGGAGCAGAAGTGACTCCTCGAGGCCCAGCTCCTCTGGTCCAATTCAGAGGCCAGAATAGGGAAGGTGGAGGGACTCTGGGAGGGTGAGTCATGCCAGGGTGGAGGTGCTGGGTGTGGCACACAAAGGGCGGGACCCTCCTCAGAGGGGCCTCTAGGGAAGTGGACCCCACACACTGGCCAAGGGACTAGAGgccagtctcttcctggctttTTCTGCTGCAAACAGGGACATTAGTGCCTGCACAAGGTCACAGAGTTCTGGGCATCAGCCAGGAGGGGATCAGGGGGAGCTCTCTGGGAGTCCCAGACCTCAGAGAGGAAGCACCCTGAAGTGTTGGGCACTGGGACAGACATGGCTTTGCCAGGTGGAGGGTGGACACCACTGTCCAGGGCCCCTGGctcaggggcagcaggaggaacACAGCACCAGGGTGACAGGAAGGGCTCAGAGACTTAGTGGCCACGATCACGGAAAGGGAGCCTCCCAGGGTGGCAAGCAAGGGCTGGCAGGCTCTGATGGTGTCACCTGTGAAAGCTCAGCCTGGCTGCTGCATGAGCGTACCTGGGGGCCACAGGAAGACCACAGGGACAGCGGGGGCAGCAGGGAAACTGTCACAGATGGAATGGaccagagggaggggcagggaggtgtGGAGCTGGGTCCAGCTTTGGCCCTGGGGACGTCATGGGCTCACTGGACGAAAAGAGGCCcccctgggagagggagagggttCCCTTGGACGAGGCGGGTGTGCACCAGGAGGCAGCTATGCCGGGGCAGGTGTCCCTGGGGTACAGTGTGGGTATCAGCAGAACAGAGGAAATGGGGGCTGTGGAGGAtctgtgtggagggaggaggggctggaaggcagagtggggcaggcagagaaggaggcagcCCGCAGGGCCCAGGGCAAGGAGGGAGCATTCAGGAGCCCCAGGCCctaccccctacccccacccctccctcaagCTCA
Coding sequences:
- the LOC123287897 gene encoding LOW QUALITY PROTEIN: cationic amino acid transporter 4-like (The sequence of the model RefSeq protein was modified relative to this genomic sequence to represent the inferred CDS: substituted 1 base at 1 genomic stop codon), which translates into the protein MPTMARGLPSTARLAGFCQKLNQQKPAEETLPHRHLTMVDLTLLGLGGMVGLGLYVLMGTVTKGMAGPAVLVSFGVAAVASLLAALCYAELGADVPYTGSAYQFTYTSVGELWAFLVGWNVLLQCLIVCTALARACSGYLDTIFGRHICSFTEAHVGILQVPFLAQYPDFLAAGIILLVSALISCVTRVSSWVDCTFLAISLVVILFIVILGFVLADPHNWSTEEGGFAPFGFSGIMDGAAICFYTFLGFDNIVISSAEAQNPKRAVPMAITISLVLVAGAYILISTVLTLMVPWHSLDPDWALVDAFHQRGYSWAGFIVAAGAICAMVTVMLRFIFYLPHMVCAMAADGLFFQVFAHVHPRTQVPMVGILVFGVLMTFLALLLDLQALIHFMSISALLPYTCLSTSIIILRFXKAPPSSSQGPGSPVGTEQASAPEPGQLRPALRPYLRFLDGCRPGAAVAWALSVLVASAITLDWVLVFGDSALNLPPWGYTLLLLLSSATFLLSLLVLGAHQQQRRQDTFQVPMVPLTPALSILLNIFLMLHLSYLAWLQFSIWLLIGLAMYFGYGIRHSKENQREQMVLTVPRGSLEEMALALQTPSQAPAQEPSHMEQHTSP